In Desulfatirhabdium butyrativorans DSM 18734, a single genomic region encodes these proteins:
- a CDS encoding phosphate ABC transporter substrate-binding protein, which translates to MNRLLFRMSCGFAMLLLVLGLQADPAVSGALDAFKGLEGTIQIAGGTAHIPVMNDAAKAIMTANPKIRILVEGGGSGIGVQKVGEGLVDIGNTGRALSEQEVAKYGLKSFPFALDGVAVVVHPSNPVSSLTAQQVRDIFAGVITRWKDVGGNDAPIHLFTRDEASGTREVFWEKALKKGSVAASANVVASNGAMKVAVSQDKDAIGYAGIGHVDASVKGIVLDGVAPTQENAMNGSYAVTRKLYMNTKGDPKPLVKAFIDYILSPEGIEIVKKHGYLPL; encoded by the coding sequence ATGAATCGATTGCTGTTCCGAATGAGTTGTGGTTTTGCCATGCTGTTGCTGGTGTTGGGGCTTCAAGCGGATCCGGCCGTCTCCGGAGCGCTCGATGCCTTCAAGGGACTGGAGGGAACGATCCAGATTGCGGGCGGTACGGCGCACATCCCGGTCATGAACGATGCCGCCAAGGCCATCATGACGGCCAACCCGAAGATCCGTATTCTCGTGGAAGGCGGCGGATCGGGGATCGGCGTACAGAAGGTCGGGGAAGGGCTTGTGGATATCGGTAATACGGGACGGGCGCTCAGCGAGCAGGAAGTGGCCAAATACGGTCTCAAATCCTTTCCGTTCGCGCTGGATGGTGTCGCCGTGGTGGTGCACCCATCGAATCCGGTATCCAGCCTGACGGCCCAGCAGGTCCGCGACATTTTCGCTGGGGTAATTACCCGGTGGAAGGATGTCGGCGGAAACGATGCGCCGATTCACCTCTTTACCCGGGATGAGGCCAGTGGTACGAGAGAGGTTTTCTGGGAAAAGGCACTCAAGAAAGGCAGTGTCGCAGCATCCGCCAATGTCGTTGCATCCAACGGGGCCATGAAAGTGGCTGTATCCCAGGACAAGGACGCCATCGGTTACGCCGGCATCGGCCATGTGGATGCCAGCGTCAAGGGGATCGTTCTGGACGGCGTTGCCCCGACCCAGGAAAACGCCATGAACGGCTCCTATGCCGTGACACGGAAACTCTACATGAACACCAAAGGAGACCCCAAACCGCTGGTGAAAGCCTTCATCGATTACATCCTGAGCCCGGAGGGCATCGAGATCGTCAAGAAACACGGATACCTTCCTCTGTAA
- a CDS encoding PstC family ABC transporter permease: MTDHRLTDEAQAFRHTTRRERLIERILLAAAGLSATVVVAIFSMLAWFCLPLFTEHRLAAVLSWRWDPIHQHFGILPMLLTSCLLTILALCIAFPLTLGICSLLHGTLRNGALRRGLLFLVHFMTGIPTVIYGFVSVFVLVPLLRWMFETGTGFSLLTAGLTLSVLILPTMVLVLHAELDQAERRYRLTAEALGFSPEQTMRTVLLPASRRALVVTVLLGMGRAVGDTLVSLMVAGNAAQVPHSLFDSVRTLTAHIALVLATDSHGMAYPSVFAAGLFLFLLMSCFQGFLRFWARHGTSVK; encoded by the coding sequence TTGACGGATCATCGCCTTACCGACGAAGCTCAGGCTTTTCGCCATACCACCCGCCGCGAGCGCTTGATCGAGCGGATCCTGCTTGCGGCGGCAGGGCTCAGTGCGACCGTTGTCGTTGCCATTTTCTCGATGCTGGCCTGGTTCTGCCTTCCGCTTTTCACCGAACATCGGCTGGCTGCCGTCCTGTCCTGGCGTTGGGATCCCATCCATCAGCATTTCGGCATTCTGCCGATGCTGCTCACTTCCTGTCTGCTCACGATCCTCGCTCTCTGTATCGCCTTTCCGCTGACCCTCGGCATCTGCTCCCTGCTGCACGGAACGCTCCGAAATGGGGCGCTCCGGCGGGGACTGCTCTTTCTCGTGCATTTCATGACCGGAATTCCCACGGTCATTTACGGCTTCGTTTCGGTGTTTGTCCTGGTGCCCCTGCTGCGCTGGATGTTTGAAACCGGTACCGGGTTTTCTTTGTTGACAGCCGGCCTGACCCTGAGTGTGCTGATCCTGCCGACAATGGTGCTGGTGCTTCATGCCGAGCTCGATCAAGCAGAACGGCGGTATCGGCTGACAGCCGAAGCCTTGGGCTTTTCTCCGGAGCAAACGATGCGTACCGTTTTGTTGCCGGCAAGCCGCAGGGCGCTGGTCGTAACGGTCCTGCTCGGCATGGGCCGTGCCGTTGGAGACACCCTCGTTTCCCTGATGGTGGCCGGGAATGCGGCCCAAGTTCCCCATTCCCTCTTCGATTCGGTGCGTACGCTGACGGCCCACATCGCACTGGTCCTGGCTACAGACAGTCACGGTATGGCCTATCCATCCGTTTTTGCGGCCGGGTTGTTTCTCTTTTTGCTGATGAGCTGCTTCCAGGGCTTTCTTCGGTTCTGGGCCAGACATGGGACGTCTGTAAAATGA
- a CDS encoding HAMP domain-containing sensor histidine kinase yields the protein MNRRFFWQLFFGFLVIIGVSVAGTRWYSERSWEWLYQEQIAQSLQSHAAIVEPQVRMWLSEGQDARLQEWIGSAGRNTPIRLTVILPDGKVIADSRSDPSLMDNHANRPEVESAIHGNRSRLIRKSFTLTSALMYWAQPIMTEAGVIGVIRTAVPASAVEKTLSAILWKTGWGALAAALCAALLGAFFSRRISRPLEHITRMAGAYAQGDMELRLPHQDTIELQQLVDAFNGMADRFSKRLQEMNIQHAEEEAILAAMSEGVLAVDHQDRLITVNQAAIDLLGLAHRPQPDGPIESVIRNISLLNAIADVRKHRQPIEQEIVLPQPEQRVIHFRATSLIDAHGQSFGVLLVMTNLTRLRRLETVRKDFVANVSHELKTPITSIKGFVETLLSGAIDEPENARHFLQILSRQVNRLNRIVDDLLSLSRIEQSMERETIDKKETILLDVLDLAIQACSGKASEKSIRIERDCPEELKARINPPLFEEALVNVVMNAIQYSKPESAIRICCTRQDGWIRIDVSDSGCGIAAEHLPRIFERFYRVDPGRSRKDGGTGLGLAIVRNIMGAHGGKVDVQSEPGKGSTFSLLAPESGISV from the coding sequence ATGAACCGCCGGTTTTTCTGGCAATTGTTTTTCGGATTCCTCGTCATCATCGGCGTGTCGGTTGCGGGAACCCGCTGGTATTCGGAACGATCCTGGGAATGGCTGTACCAGGAGCAGATCGCCCAAAGTCTGCAATCCCATGCCGCCATCGTCGAGCCGCAGGTGCGCATGTGGCTATCCGAAGGCCAGGATGCCAGGCTTCAGGAATGGATCGGAAGCGCCGGCAGGAACACCCCGATCCGGCTGACGGTGATCCTGCCTGACGGAAAGGTCATCGCAGACTCCCGGAGCGACCCGTCGCTGATGGATAACCATGCCAACCGGCCGGAGGTCGAATCGGCCATCCATGGAAATCGCTCCCGGTTGATCCGCAAGAGTTTTACGCTGACAAGCGCCCTGATGTACTGGGCCCAGCCCATCATGACCGAAGCAGGTGTCATCGGTGTGATCCGGACGGCAGTTCCGGCTTCCGCCGTCGAAAAAACCTTGAGCGCCATCCTGTGGAAGACCGGATGGGGAGCGCTGGCCGCGGCCCTGTGCGCAGCCCTTCTCGGTGCATTCTTTTCCAGGCGGATCAGCCGCCCCCTGGAGCACATCACCCGAATGGCAGGGGCCTATGCGCAGGGAGATATGGAACTCCGTCTGCCGCACCAGGATACCATCGAGCTTCAGCAACTGGTGGATGCCTTCAATGGAATGGCGGATCGCTTTTCGAAGCGGTTGCAGGAGATGAACATCCAGCATGCCGAAGAAGAGGCGATTTTGGCTGCGATGAGCGAAGGCGTTCTCGCCGTGGATCACCAGGATCGCCTCATTACCGTCAACCAGGCAGCCATCGATCTGCTGGGGCTCGCCCATCGGCCACAACCCGACGGGCCCATCGAATCGGTCATCCGGAACATTTCCCTGTTGAATGCCATTGCCGATGTGCGAAAACACCGCCAGCCCATCGAGCAGGAAATCGTCCTTCCCCAACCGGAGCAGCGGGTGATCCATTTCCGGGCCACGTCCCTGATCGATGCGCATGGGCAATCCTTCGGCGTGCTGCTGGTCATGACCAACCTCACCCGGCTGAGACGGCTCGAAACCGTTCGCAAGGATTTTGTGGCCAACGTTTCCCATGAGCTCAAAACCCCGATCACCTCCATCAAGGGTTTCGTCGAAACCCTGCTCTCCGGCGCCATCGACGAGCCCGAGAACGCCAGACATTTCCTGCAGATTCTCTCCCGCCAGGTCAATCGACTCAACCGCATCGTGGATGATTTGCTGAGTCTGTCTCGAATCGAGCAGAGCATGGAACGGGAGACCATCGACAAGAAGGAGACGATCCTGCTCGATGTCCTCGATCTTGCCATCCAGGCCTGTTCGGGCAAAGCATCGGAAAAATCCATCCGCATCGAACGCGATTGTCCTGAGGAGCTGAAGGCGCGGATCAACCCGCCGCTTTTTGAGGAGGCCCTGGTCAATGTCGTCATGAACGCGATCCAGTACAGCAAACCGGAATCTGCGATCCGCATCTGCTGCACCCGGCAGGATGGCTGGATTCGAATCGATGTGTCAGACAGCGGTTGCGGCATCGCTGCGGAGCATCTGCCCCGGATATTCGAGCGGTTTTACCGGGTGGATCCCGGCCGGAGCCGCAAAGATGGCGGAACCGGTCTGGGGCTGGCCATCGTCCGCAACATCATGGGTGCGCACGGCGGCAAGGTGGATGTACAGAGCGAACCCGGAAAAGGCAGCACGTTCAGCCTTCTGGCCCCGGAAAGCGGAATATCGGTCTGA
- a CDS encoding DUF3842 family protein produces the protein MRKRVCVIDGQGGGIGASIIKHFREIYGETVEILAVGTNAIAATQMMKAGASRGASGENAIVRTVGAIDVIIGPIAITWANAMMGEVTPLIAESVMSANALKVLLPHNREDVVIAGVVKEPLPHMIKFLVEDELSEVLGHV, from the coding sequence TTGCGTAAACGGGTTTGCGTAATAGACGGCCAGGGAGGCGGCATCGGCGCCTCCATTATCAAGCATTTTCGAGAGATTTATGGAGAAACCGTTGAGATTCTCGCAGTAGGAACAAACGCCATCGCAGCCACCCAGATGATGAAAGCGGGAGCCAGTCGAGGAGCTTCCGGAGAAAATGCGATTGTCCGAACTGTTGGCGCCATCGATGTAATTATCGGCCCGATTGCCATTACATGGGCAAATGCCATGATGGGTGAGGTGACGCCGTTGATTGCAGAGTCGGTAATGTCGGCGAACGCGTTGAAGGTGTTGCTGCCGCACAATCGCGAAGATGTCGTCATTGCCGGTGTGGTCAAAGAGCCGCTTCCCCATATGATCAAATTTCTGGTTGAAGATGAATTATCGGAGGTTTTGGGCCATGTGTGA
- a CDS encoding type II toxin-antitoxin system RelE family toxin: MPFSLRYHPDVKTVDLPLIDNKMKQRIKKAIEERLVLSPQDYGQPLRKTLKGYWKLRVGDFRIVFKVVESEIRILGIRQRKDIYLEIPDRLS, encoded by the coding sequence ATGCCTTTTTCTCTGAGATATCATCCGGATGTCAAAACCGTCGATCTCCCGCTTATCGACAACAAGATGAAGCAGCGCATTAAAAAAGCCATAGAAGAAAGGTTGGTTCTTTCACCTCAGGATTATGGCCAGCCGTTGCGAAAGACCCTGAAGGGCTACTGGAAACTTCGTGTCGGAGATTTTCGAATCGTATTCAAGGTTGTCGAAAGCGAGATCAGAATTTTGGGCATTCGCCAGCGAAAGGATATATACCTGGAAATCCCGGATCGGCTTTCCTGA
- a CDS encoding S8 family serine peptidase, with product MKKTFPSRALLHALLSVFLLLPFLASSADAACDATSCIPMQSDLSMNVCIELQGAPYTFTLRFLQQGSDMLWKMDTATIKAQACSGNCVPLGEDLSLKFACADFLNYACAFTLVYAGDLSWKMDGSTFTYKIGDPLYPYQWHLSNSGQTTFSQSAGKSGEDLHMAQAIGDHLTGAGVILAILDSGLEIAHEDLAANVIPNGSYNYVNNTNDPTPTDTGGDHGTSVAGISAAIAMNNLGGRGVAPKAALKGFNVLAAQSEQSFIESMGGHPRSQDVAIFNMSYGEDGQGYSALSNTVRTLYEATSTLRGGKGGIYVKSAGNGFEDVKAGDNYYTCSEQAYGVKGLTCQNAVGEEENSRPEVITVGAFNAVGVRSSYSTAGANLWISAPGGEYGSASPAILTTDLMGKDRGYSRSDLTKPANAFEIGDPTYNPNCNYTSAFNGTSSAAPNASGAIALILQANPNLTRRDLKHILAKTAQKIDPDSADAKISVDINGTAYLASDGWITNAAGYHFHNWYGFGAVDVDAAVAMAKTYAAGSLPKTVDVTYGQAIQPTPIPDNNAAGFVQTIQITDDYTIENLFAAVSIDHADTGEIGIELTSPAGTRSILLNIRSALKNGLNDNNGVLLGTNAFYGERTKGVWTLRIIDSWPGNTGSVKMAMLRVIGY from the coding sequence ATGAAGAAGACATTTCCATCCAGAGCATTGCTTCACGCCCTACTTTCCGTGTTCCTGCTTCTACCCTTCCTGGCATCCTCTGCAGATGCAGCCTGTGATGCAACTTCCTGCATCCCGATGCAGAGCGATCTGAGCATGAATGTGTGCATCGAACTGCAGGGCGCACCTTACACGTTCACCCTCCGATTCCTTCAGCAGGGCAGTGACATGTTGTGGAAAATGGATACGGCAACCATCAAAGCCCAGGCTTGCAGCGGCAATTGCGTGCCGCTTGGAGAAGATCTTTCCCTGAAATTCGCCTGCGCCGATTTCCTGAATTACGCATGTGCATTCACCCTGGTGTATGCAGGCGATCTGAGCTGGAAAATGGACGGTTCCACCTTCACCTATAAAATCGGAGATCCGCTGTACCCGTACCAGTGGCACCTGAGCAATTCGGGGCAGACAACCTTTTCCCAGAGTGCGGGAAAATCCGGGGAAGACCTGCACATGGCCCAGGCCATCGGCGACCACCTGACCGGTGCTGGCGTCATCCTGGCCATCCTCGACAGCGGTCTCGAGATCGCCCATGAGGACCTGGCCGCAAACGTCATCCCGAACGGGTCTTACAACTATGTGAACAACACCAACGATCCGACACCAACGGATACAGGCGGGGACCACGGGACAAGTGTCGCCGGCATTTCCGCAGCGATTGCCATGAACAATCTCGGCGGACGGGGGGTCGCCCCCAAGGCCGCGCTGAAAGGATTCAACGTCCTGGCCGCTCAAAGCGAACAAAGCTTCATCGAGTCCATGGGCGGGCACCCCCGTTCCCAGGATGTTGCCATTTTCAACATGAGCTATGGAGAGGATGGACAGGGATACAGCGCATTGAGCAATACCGTACGTACGCTCTATGAGGCGACCTCCACACTGCGCGGGGGAAAAGGCGGCATTTATGTCAAATCCGCCGGTAACGGCTTCGAAGATGTCAAGGCAGGCGACAATTATTATACCTGCTCGGAGCAGGCATACGGCGTGAAAGGGCTTACCTGCCAGAACGCCGTCGGCGAAGAGGAAAATTCCCGGCCGGAAGTCATCACCGTCGGTGCCTTCAACGCGGTCGGCGTCCGATCCTCCTACTCGACGGCAGGCGCCAACCTCTGGATCAGCGCGCCGGGCGGGGAGTACGGCTCCGCCTCACCGGCCATCCTGACGACAGACCTCATGGGCAAAGACAGGGGATACAGCAGAAGCGATCTGACAAAACCCGCCAACGCATTCGAAATCGGAGATCCGACCTATAATCCCAATTGCAACTATACAAGCGCTTTCAACGGCACATCATCCGCTGCGCCCAACGCATCGGGAGCCATCGCCCTGATCCTCCAGGCCAACCCGAACCTGACCCGCAGAGATCTCAAGCATATCCTGGCCAAAACAGCCCAGAAAATCGATCCGGATTCCGCCGATGCCAAAATATCCGTCGATATCAACGGGACCGCCTATCTCGCCAGCGACGGTTGGATCACCAATGCTGCAGGTTACCATTTCCACAACTGGTACGGCTTTGGCGCCGTCGATGTCGATGCGGCGGTGGCCATGGCAAAAACCTATGCAGCGGGATCCCTTCCCAAGACGGTGGATGTCACCTACGGTCAAGCCATCCAGCCGACGCCGATTCCGGACAACAATGCGGCAGGATTTGTCCAGACCATCCAGATTACCGACGACTATACGATCGAAAATCTTTTTGCCGCTGTTTCCATCGACCATGCCGATACCGGGGAAATCGGGATCGAGTTGACATCTCCGGCTGGCACGCGAAGCATTCTGCTCAACATCCGAAGCGCACTCAAGAACGGGCTGAACGATAACAACGGCGTGCTGCTGGGGACCAATGCCTTTTACGGGGAAAGAACCAAAGGCGTGTGGACGTTGCGGATCATCGACAGTTGGCCGGGCAATACGGGATCCGTCAAGATGGCCATGCTGCGTGTGATCGGCTATTGA
- a CDS encoding 4Fe-4S binding protein, whose product MEGEPGNFKVKIRKKARSIHLDRCTGCRACIDACPVTQKSA is encoded by the coding sequence GTGGAGGGCGAGCCCGGAAATTTCAAGGTAAAAATCCGCAAAAAGGCACGCAGCATCCATCTGGATCGTTGCACCGGCTGCCGCGCCTGTATCGATGCATGTCCGGTTACGCAGAAAAGCGCCTGA
- a CDS encoding response regulator has translation MHFGYDETSGDAAMGKEMIWAVDDEEDILELLRYNLLREGFHIRCFGTGEEIIEAGKQDLPDMLLLDLMLPGIGGLDVCRYFRHTEAMRQVPIIMLTAKGEEADIVSGLELGADDYITKPFSPRILAARIRAVLRRRQKNPVSDAVSIKAGDMTIHPGRFSVQTQQETIDLTQTEFRILHFLARKPGWVYTRGQIVDAIHGMDHAVTERSIDVQIAGLRRKLGPSGDWIETVRGIGYRFKEAL, from the coding sequence ATGCATTTTGGCTATGATGAAACTTCCGGAGATGCGGCGATGGGGAAAGAGATGATCTGGGCGGTGGACGACGAAGAGGATATTCTGGAGCTTCTGCGGTACAACCTGTTGCGGGAAGGATTTCACATCCGCTGTTTTGGGACAGGCGAGGAAATCATCGAGGCGGGCAAGCAGGATCTTCCGGATATGCTGCTGCTGGACCTGATGCTGCCGGGCATCGGCGGTCTCGATGTCTGCCGGTATTTCAGGCATACGGAAGCCATGCGCCAAGTCCCCATCATCATGCTGACGGCAAAAGGGGAAGAGGCCGATATCGTCTCCGGGCTCGAACTGGGTGCGGACGATTACATCACCAAACCGTTCAGCCCCCGGATTCTCGCCGCCCGAATCCGGGCGGTGCTCCGGAGACGGCAGAAAAATCCCGTGTCGGACGCCGTCTCGATCAAGGCAGGCGATATGACCATCCATCCCGGCAGATTCAGCGTACAGACGCAACAGGAAACGATCGATCTGACCCAAACCGAATTTCGCATCCTCCATTTCCTGGCCCGCAAGCCCGGCTGGGTCTATACCCGGGGACAAATCGTCGATGCCATTCACGGAATGGACCATGCGGTGACGGAGCGATCCATCGATGTTCAGATAGCCGGGCTGCGCAGGAAACTGGGGCCGTCGGGTGACTGGATCGAGACGGTTCGCGGCATCGGCTACCGCTTCAAGGAGGCATTATGA
- a CDS encoding CooT family nickel-binding protein, with translation MCEANAYLIRDGQEELVMESVDLVEPEENHSQYRLVSIFGEQKIIRGRITRMHLVDHKILFEKME, from the coding sequence ATGTGTGAAGCCAACGCGTATCTGATCAGAGACGGCCAGGAAGAACTTGTGATGGAATCCGTTGATCTTGTTGAACCGGAGGAGAATCACAGCCAGTACCGGCTGGTCAGCATTTTTGGAGAACAGAAAATCATTCGGGGCAGAATCACACGAATGCATCTTGTGGATCACAAAATTTTGTTTGAGAAAATGGAGTGA
- the pstA gene encoding phosphate ABC transporter permease PstA translates to MKRTVDLCWKTASWLSGMLVSASVLFLIGFLLWQGGHAVSPALFFGDTPWQDALLGRKPVFDGIWPAIVGTLSLVVLASLLAVPIGIAAGIYLSEYATARQRRWIGSLVDLLSATPSIVMGLFGFTLILLLRKTMFPGAQTGLMPAAACIALIVLPYLIATTQASLQGIPEESRLLGASLGLTKWQHIRHTLIPLSAKGILGGVVLAIGRAAEDTAVILLTGVMARAGMPRNLWDKFEALPFHVYYLAAEHRDAAELAQGFGTALVLLMVTTSLFGISYWIERRTAKRWEIG, encoded by the coding sequence ATGAAACGAACGGTGGATCTTTGCTGGAAAACGGCCTCCTGGCTGAGCGGGATGCTCGTTTCCGCAAGCGTGTTGTTCCTGATCGGCTTTTTGCTCTGGCAGGGGGGACACGCCGTTTCACCGGCGCTGTTCTTCGGGGATACGCCATGGCAGGATGCGCTTCTCGGTCGAAAACCGGTCTTTGACGGCATCTGGCCTGCCATTGTCGGGACCTTGTCTTTGGTGGTGCTCGCTTCGCTGCTTGCCGTACCCATCGGAATCGCTGCCGGAATTTATCTGTCGGAATACGCCACGGCAAGGCAGCGGCGCTGGATCGGCTCCCTGGTGGACCTGCTTTCCGCAACCCCATCCATCGTGATGGGACTCTTCGGCTTTACCCTGATCCTGCTCTTGCGAAAGACGATGTTCCCCGGTGCACAGACGGGGCTGATGCCGGCGGCAGCCTGCATCGCCTTGATTGTTCTGCCCTATCTCATCGCAACGACCCAGGCATCGCTTCAGGGAATACCGGAAGAATCCCGTCTGCTCGGGGCAAGCCTCGGGCTGACGAAATGGCAGCACATCCGCCATACGCTGATCCCTCTTTCTGCGAAAGGCATTCTGGGCGGTGTGGTGCTGGCGATCGGCAGGGCGGCGGAAGATACGGCCGTGATCCTGTTGACCGGTGTGATGGCGCGGGCGGGTATGCCTCGGAACCTGTGGGACAAATTCGAGGCCCTTCCGTTCCATGTGTACTATTTGGCTGCGGAACATCGGGATGCCGCCGAACTGGCTCAAGGATTCGGCACGGCATTGGTCCTGCTGATGGTGACGACCTCTTTGTTCGGGATATCCTATTGGATCGAAAGACGGACAGCCAAACGATGGGAAATCGGATGA
- a CDS encoding phosphate ABC transporter ATP-binding protein, with amino-acid sequence MNVEASPDIHIEALCVRIGGRDVLDGIDLSLRKGELVVVVGPSGSGKTTLLRAVNRLNESFPDCTTRGRVCMKLGDRTIDLYGGELPLPEVRRRVGMVFQTPAILPFSIEKNISLPLRVALGLKPHDIERRMVHALIDVGLWDEVKDRLKSPARMLSGGQQQRLCLARTIALEPDVLLLDEPTASLDFRAAARIEQWMIDHRDRYTILAVSHSLSQTRRIADRVCVLKDGRIVETFGKDRMADVEGFYARMEALF; translated from the coding sequence ATGAACGTGGAGGCTTCGCCCGACATTCACATCGAAGCGCTTTGTGTTCGGATCGGTGGGCGTGATGTGCTCGACGGTATCGATCTGTCGCTGCGAAAAGGGGAGCTGGTGGTTGTGGTGGGCCCCTCCGGCTCCGGAAAGACGACGCTTCTCCGGGCCGTCAACCGGTTGAACGAGAGTTTTCCGGATTGTACGACCCGGGGCAGGGTGTGCATGAAGCTTGGGGATCGCACCATCGACCTCTACGGGGGCGAACTGCCTTTGCCGGAGGTTCGCAGGCGCGTGGGGATGGTGTTTCAGACGCCTGCCATCCTGCCGTTTTCCATCGAAAAGAACATCTCTTTGCCGCTTCGTGTCGCTCTCGGTTTGAAACCTCATGATATCGAGCGGCGCATGGTGCATGCGCTGATCGATGTCGGGCTTTGGGACGAAGTGAAAGACCGGCTGAAAAGCCCGGCTCGGATGCTTTCGGGTGGGCAACAGCAGCGTCTTTGCCTGGCCAGGACCATCGCGCTCGAGCCGGATGTGCTCCTGCTCGATGAGCCGACCGCATCCCTCGATTTTCGGGCTGCAGCCCGCATCGAGCAATGGATGATCGATCACCGGGACCGCTACACCATCCTTGCCGTATCCCACAGCCTCAGCCAGACAAGGCGGATCGCCGACCGTGTCTGCGTGCTGAAGGACGGGCGGATCGTCGAGACCTTCGGCAAAGATCGGATGGCCGATGTGGAAGGTTTCTACGCGCGGATGGAAGCGCTGTTCTGA